Within the Thalassotalea ponticola genome, the region AACTTTCGTTAGCACATCATTTTTTTCAAAACCACTATCGCGATCGGTGTGATTAATATTTTTAAAGCCATCCGCTTGATAGTGGAATACCTCAAAAACTGAGCTAACATTATCGCCTTTTCCGCCGGCATAAGCGTGTAGCTTGGCAAAACCGTCTTCGCCCAAGTTGGCTTTGAATTGACCAGCAAAATCTTGCTCGGGTATTTGACGCGATAACATATTTACCACACCACCGGTCGTGCGCGGGCCATACATAGCACTAGACGTACCTTTTAGTACTTCAATTTGAGTCATACGACCTGAGGTTGGAAAATAATAAGCAGAAGGCGCAGCATAAGGAGCTGGAGCAGCCAATACATTATCTTCCATAATAGTGACTTTTTCGCTGCGGTTTTGACCGGTACCACGCATGCCGACATTTGGACGTAAACCGTAACCGTCTTCTTCAAGAACGTATACACCTGGTACCGCTGTTAAGGTACGCATGATATCGGTGTAATCAAACTTCTCTAATGTTTTCGCATCGAGCATATGAGCAGAGCCAGGCACATCATTAACTGGGTTAGATTTTGAAAAGATAGTGACGAGTTCAATATCTTTCACCTGCTCTTTTGCCATTGCCGGCATAGCGGCTACAACAGCTAAACAAATCAAGCTTGGTTTAATAAATGTTGCGGTTTTCATGTGGTTTTCTACCTGATTAAAACAGTCTTATACGACAATGAGGCGCATTTAAACACAAACCTAAATGCGAATCAATCTTATTTACAATTTTATTCTCTATTTTTGATCTGGCGCAAAATTGTTGCTAACCACAAGCAAATAAGGCCGCATTGCGACCTTATTTTGTTTTATACAGGATGAGTTGCATCAACAGAACTGCTGCTGCAGAAATTGGATCAGTAGAATGGCTGTTGGGTTGGCGATCGAATAGTAAATCGTTTGCGACTCGCGCCGAGTCTTCACCAGGCCCTCTTGTCTTAACTTAGCTAAATGCTGTGATAAACTCGACTGGCTTAAGTCAACACATTGATTCAGCTCTCCTACGGACATCTCCTTT harbors:
- a CDS encoding helix-turn-helix transcriptional regulator, with translation MQAQLDIDDMRANARQAVDLLKAVSNENRLLILCHLGEKEMSVGELNQCVDLSQSSLSQHLAKLRQEGLVKTRRESQTIYYSIANPTAILLIQFLQQQFC